In Thermoplasmatales archaeon, the DNA window CAAAATAAGCAAGGAAAAAATAAGTGATAAGGAAATAAAGAGGGTTGAGGATAGAGTTACTTCTATAGAAAGAGAATTGGGATACGTGAGCAATGAAAAAATTATTGATGCAATAATTGATGGATTTGCTGAAAACATGAAAATAGATTTTTATAAGGGTGAATTTGAAGAGGAGGAAATAAATTTAGCAAAAATTCTGGAGGAAAAATATGCAAGCAAAGAATGGAATTTTAAAAGGTGAGTTTAAGGTAAAAAATGGCAAATTAATCAAGTGCAAAATAGTATTAAGTAAATCAATAATTGAAGATATAAAATTTCATGGAGATTTTTTTATTTATCCAGAAGAAAAGATTGAAGAAATTGAAGAGAAAATGAAAGGAATAAAATATGAAGAAAATGAAATAAGAAAAGCATTATATGAAAGTTTTGCTGGAGTAGAAATCATAGGAGCGGATATAGAGGATTTTTTAAAAGCAATAATGGATGCAAAATAAATAAAAATATATTTAACATTTCATTTCATGAAAATAGTTGCAGGCTCATCTTCCAAAAATTTGGCTAAAAGAATTTCTGAAAAGACAAAAATAGAGATGGCAAATATTTTTTTGAAAAGATTTCCAGACGGAGAATGCTATGTTAGAATAGATGATGAGTTTGATCACGCAATAATTGTACAAAATACCTATCCTGATGAAAATATAGTTGAACTTTTTTTAATTCAAGATGCGGTTAGCAGATTTGCAAAAGAAATAGATATGGTTATTCCTTACTATGGGTATGGTAGGCAGGATAAAATATTTGAAAAAGGAGAAGCTATTAGTGCGGAGAAAATTGCAAAATTGATTGAAGAAAGTGCGGATAGGATAATTTTAGTAAATCCTCACAAGGAGCATATAAAAAATTTTTTTGGTATAGAGGTAAATATTTGCGACGCAACCCCATCAATTGCAAAATATTTTGATAGAAAGGTAGATGTGGTAATTTCGCCGGATGAAGGGGCAATTGAAATTGCTAAAAAGTGTGCGGAAATTTTAAATTGCGATTATCACTATTTCAGGAAAAA includes these proteins:
- a CDS encoding lipoate--protein ligase family protein, which translates into the protein MQAKNGILKGEFKVKNGKLIKCKIVLSKSIIEDIKFHGDFFIYPEEKIEEIEEKMKGIKYEENEIRKALYESFAGVEIIGADIEDFLKAIMDAK
- a CDS encoding ribose-phosphate diphosphokinase, whose amino-acid sequence is MKIVAGSSSKNLAKRISEKTKIEMANIFLKRFPDGECYVRIDDEFDHAIIVQNTYPDENIVELFLIQDAVSRFAKEIDMVIPYYGYGRQDKIFEKGEAISAEKIAKLIEESADRIILVNPHKEHIKNFFGIEVNICDATPSIAKYFDRKVDVVISPDEGAIEIAKKCAEILNCDYHYFRKKRLSENEVIMELKDMNVEGKRALVLDDIISTGGTMKKAIEMLKNQGAKEIYTACIHGLFIANADEKILNAGCNKIVSTDTIETKYSEVSVANEISKYLYS